One Arachis hypogaea cultivar Tifrunner chromosome 18, arahy.Tifrunner.gnm2.J5K5, whole genome shotgun sequence genomic window, TGATACACTTACATTCAGATCCAAATTGTTAGCGCTCCTGCTAGTGTCTGCGATGTGTTTATAACTAATTTTGCATCCCAATCATTCTTAAtcaaacaaagaaacaaaataaaaggcaaaaaaaaattatattgatatatGGAGACTCGTAAAACTATTCTTATATCAATTAAATACAATTGTAATGTAGAAAtgaaaaatttcaaatcttagttatataattatatacaataGAAGTTGATCCATTGCCATTTTAAAATAACCCCAATTTGTATTTACAACATAATTAAAGcacaattcatatttttttaatttgtgattaatcaatattttttaaattttttggttaaGTCTTCTATTCTGTTTTGTAAATCCATCTTAGTAATATTATCATGGTAGGATGGAGGCAATGGCGCCTGCGACAGACATGGCATTGCCAATGGATATTACCTTACCTTCATCAGCCATGTCAGGGGCAAGAAGAGAACAAAACCGACATGCCAACACCACCATAATCCAACATGAAACTTTACCTGTGGCTTCTAGTGACAACATTCAACGGCGACAAACAATTCATTGGACTTTACAAGAGCACAAGTAcgtattaattatattaattatatgtttGTTGAGTCTGTAAGGCGGGGTGGCAGTAAAAATAGCAATGTAATTCCCATTTGATTGGGCAACAAAAGTCGAATCAAATGGATGGCACCTTATACACAGACAAGTATAAGCTTCTGCATAAACCTGATTCAAAAGCAATAATAAGAAAGTTATAATATAAATCATGGGTTAATGGTTATAAGGGTGCTTGAAATATCACGTATGCATCAATTTAGTCCTCAAAAGATCACATCTCAAACTGGTCCCTAGAACATATAATAACCTCAATGCGGAATAAAAAGTTCACATCACATCATACAATGTTAAGGGAGAAAGCAATAACGGACTTGTTCTTCTAGTGCATGCTATTAGTTGTAGTTAGATTAAGAGTGACAACACAAACAAAATTCTTTAAACAGTGTATACTATCATTGGACTTTACAACAATAAAAGTCAGACAGAAAGAATTTCCTATAAAATCTGCTATCATTCATTATATCAAACTATCTCTTTGGCAGGTTATTTCTCAAAGGCTACGAAGAATTAGGAAAATAATGGTCAAGAATTTCAAGTGAATATGTTAAAACAAGAACTTACGCACAAGTTGTTAGTCACTCTCAAAAATTTTTTGAACGCCAAGAGAAAAGAGCTAGAGGAGAAAATCTAAAAAGAAAGAGTATACTTGACATAACTGATTATCGTACGTGGTTTTTTCACtattctaaaaattatttaatttattactcTAAACTCTTTAAATTATTTAGTCATGgtagttatcttattttaattaatgttttatgtAGGAACTATAATATAATAGGTATATTTTATTGGACCAAAGAGAATTTACGAAAAGAGGAGGAGACTATTCAagcaagaaaaatatataaataatagacTGAATATTTGTTTTAGTAGTATATTTAGTTTGGTTTAATTATTatctcagttttttttttctaaaatgtgAATTATGCCAATTTGACATTATTAGAGGGTAGCATATGGCTTAGTTTGATAAATGGTATAAGAATATAGGTATGTATAGAACAATGGTGTAAGTATTGCTGTATTGGAATATTTGATCCCCTAACTCTCTTGCTCTGATGGCAATGCCGAAGGAGTGGTGGGTTAGGTCTTATCTAAGGTCTTGATGGCTTTGCCGAAGGGACTTTAGGTGGGAATAAggtatctttttaaataattattagtttaaaatatATTGATTTAAGGACTCTTTGAAAGTTTTTTataatagaatatagaatatttatatataatttttatcaaaaatattatatacatactaaaaattagttactaaattaatcatcatatattatatataaatacttatattgtctaatttaattttgcttcttaaaatatattaattatatactgTTAAATGCTAACTAATAAAGTCAGAACGATAATATTGATAATAGCTACAAATTACAGGAAATGGTTATTCACTATGATTTGACATTTCTTTTAACttctatttaaattaataatgtaaaaatattaatttaaagtaGAATAAGTGTAACTCTGGCAACCATTTTCTCCTCAAGTTCAAAATAACACGCTTGTGATATACAATGATCACTATTATAACTAAAGTAACTTTCATCCAAAccacaattttaaaattcaaactaaaatTCAAAATACTATTAATACTAATTAAAATGACATTTCGAAGCATTTTCCATAATAGAATCAATGTTCTTGTATAGATGGCCAAGCAAGTTCATTGACCTATCTCCAAGACATAGCTCAACTCAAATCAAACAATTAAAGGCTGAGTGAGCAGATTTACTTTCGTTCAGAATCTTAATGGTGTTAAACCATAGATGAATCaaaattgtaatatatatatatatataaacattcaTAAGTTTCAAATGATAACtagttaactaattaaaattacacTAATTAATTTACATGGATTAGCTCCCACAATCAGAGGAACACCAGAATATGAACACAAAAATTAGCTAAAAACTAGGGGGTACAACTTGGGAAAAGAGCACCAGAAGGTAAAAATAATGCAAAATaataacaatacaaaaaaaatacaaacttggAGAAAAACCACCCAAGAATTTTTGGTGATTGTGCACACAAGCTTTCATTTCACACGCTGCCACGGAAACAAAATCCTCCGAAAAAAGGAAGCACGACTTATCTACGAAAACGTGATAGGAGCCTCTTGAAACTTGTTGCAAAACCAGATAGATGGAGTCACAGAGTAACACTGCCACATTTATGTAGCTTAATGTAGAATCAACcgaagaaaaatgttattggagTATGGGGGCTGTGTCTAACTCAAGGGCAGCATTAGGTGATTCTAATTTGCAGTTCTATCACTTAATAATCCAGTATCACGTGAAATGATCTTGCCGTACAACTGTAATTAAGTTAAAAGGTGCTGCCCCGTCTTCTTCCTTCTGTTTCCAAGACTCACCATTGCCTTGGATATACCATGTTACTTTCGGGGACAACGGACTATACAAATCTGTACAAAAAGGGTAATTAGGCGATGATCATTTCCAGAAACAGCATAAGTTTCTTAACTGAAACATTACAAGAAAATAGGAAACAATGAGGCATTACCTGTAGAGACTGGAGGATCTGGCTCTCTTGTACTATGCAATACTACTGTGCCAGATAACACAGTGATGAAACCACATAGCTCTGACGCAATGCTGCTTATACTTTGACCAGAatagtcctaataagaaaagcAGTTGATGTGTCAGATAACTCATTCTTTTAGGGCACACTTTTCATTTTGTTTTAGTGAATACTAACCTTAAACATGATTGCACTAGCTAATATTGTAAAAGATGTGAACAAGGCATAATAGATTGGAGACACAACTGCAGTGTTAAATGTATCCAACGCCTGCAGACATGAAAGTGTTTGTCACCATATAACTCCACGCAAATGATGCAAACAAAAGTTATGGGAAATAAAAAATTCGAATCTAGCCTTCTAGATCATCAATTGTTAGTCTAGGTCAAACATGACATGGATGTTATTTGGGTTAGAGGGTTACACATTGAGCTTCTAGATTAGCTCTTAGCTTTCAAATCATTTCTTCAATTGGAAAGTGACTTTAGCTAAAATCTTCAATATGAACATGGAACAGAAAGAAATGCAAGAATGATAATCAGTGGTgatcaaagaaaaataaactggACTTGTAGTCTATAAAACTATAATCACCTCCAACAAAGAGAGGTGTTTCCTCATATTAAGCAGATGACATATAATAGAAAGTCTAACCGTGAAAGCATATCATTTCTTACAAAAGGAATACAAACTTATGTGGCTCTAAGTTTTTATTTTGAATGCAAAAAATTATGTTCACATTTTAAAGGAAACAAAACCAAAAGTGATACTAAGTCACTAACCATGTTAAGATAATTTAATTGAGTAATGATGCAGGAAACAGCGACCATAAGAAAGATCCATGTCTGATAGTAGACAAGCTGATTTGCACCTTCTAATGTAAGTTTTATAGCAATTCCGATTGCTTTAACACTCATGAcctgaaagaaagaaaagagaaaagaaaaaatttatcagAAGTGTAAAGCAAAACATGACACGAGGTATAGAATTCTGTCAACCATTAAAATGTAAAGTAGATTGGGTTGGAAGAGTCGCTTACAGTCAAGGATCCAATGACAGAGCATATTCCAATATAAACGAGAATATTAGTTTGGCCATAGCGCGGAACACAATACAAGATCAAGAATAATGTTACAGCCATAGCAGAGGCAGTGTACAAGAGGAATGCTGCATGGCAAAACAGAAATCAGCACCACTATAAGGGGCAAAAATGGAGACAACAAAACCGGAGTCTTCATGTCATAGTGAATATAACAGAGTGAAAGAAACCACAGAACAGATATACGGGCAGCACACCTGGTTGAACAGCCAATAGCCAAATTTCTTGAACAGAAGTAAGAGACTTCTCTTGAGGCGCATGGAGTACAATAACAGTCGATCCCACTATGCACATAAGACACCCCAGCATGCCCATTCTCTGCAGCTTCTCCTTAAGCATGAAATGTGCCAACACAGCACTACCCCATTTCCACAAACCACAAAAAAGTATTATAATTACATAATCATATATCTAACAACAGATTGTAGCAAAAATGGCAGAAACATGTAGGATAAAGtcatttctcaaaatttaaaaatggCAAATTTGTTCCCATTGTCCAAAAAAATGTGCCAGAATATGAATACAAGTATGTGGTATGATACACAAAAACTCAATTTTATGAAAGGAAAATAGGTACAAAAATAAGAAGTTTAAGGTAACAACAGTATTTGATGTAAATACTCATGCAGACATACTTGAGTATAAAAGAATTGGAACATTCAAATCCTCAATAACTCTACTTTATTGATTCCTCATTATTTTAGTTTACCAAATTGGGAGTCTACTCAAATTGAAAAATCGGAGCTTTTACCTAACTATAATACTCAAAGCACCAAGAGGAGTAACAAGAACAGCTGGGGCATAGATGTATGCTACgaaattagcaatctctccaacaATCACTGAAATCAAACACACTCCAAAATCAGCTAAGAAAACACAAAAAAGGTTGAACTTTGAAATCATAAAGGTTATGGCGCAGTGTAATACTAACTAGTAATCATTCCGAGCCACCAGAGAGGCTGAAGCAGATAACCATAGCCTCCAACACCTGCAAATGGAAATCAACACAATgaaaatgttaattaattaattaattgagtaattagagtgaattagagaagaagaagaaggggaagtAACTGGCACGAGGGCCATTGGCGCGTGCGCGTTGAAGGCCCTTTTTCTTGATGATGAAACTGGAACCGATGAAGGCGCTAGAAACCAACGCCAACACGAACCCAGTCAAATTGCTGGAGTACATCTAAATGGATGAATGTGGGAATTCGATGCTTGCatgtaaagaagaagaagaagaagaagatgaaggtgTACGGATGGAATGGAACCCTAGATTGGAGTTGGAGTTAGAAGTTGAAAGTTGGTTGCAAGTGTTGTGGTGTGTTGGTGTTTGGTTTTTCCCTCTTTTTTTGGGAATCAAAAGTTAAAAAGTGTGGCGCTTTCTTTTATTCGTGTTTTGTGTGTAACTGCTGATGGTGGTGTTGTGCTGTAGTGTGTGTCCTGTGTCGTTAATCGGGGCTGCTTTGGGATTTGTGAAGCGTCCGGCTTTTGGTGGTATTCAATGGAGGAACCAACAATGCAAGCTCCTTAGCCTGCCCAGTTAGACTCCCTCATACAACTcattctaatatattttttttaattttgtaaaaaataaaataaatttttttatttttactgtttatattttttttacgaaatctaaaaaacagaaaatattgaaaacgaaaataaaaaataaaaacgcaaACTAAACGTACCTTAATTTATTAcagatctaaattttatttaagaagtTACCGCGGATGAATAAATTGTTGCATACTATAATTAGCATTCTAATTAGattaatacttatttaaataaataaataaattaattactcgatCAATTGAAATTAATTTACCATTTTATTTGGCTAATATTAtaggttaatattttatttttatattattagaatttaaaatttaaaatttaatataaaaatatttttatggccaacaataataaaatttatcgATTTTATTgtatgttttcatttttttataaatttaaaattcttaatatttttgaatgcactcattttatttttatatgttatttaaatacaagtacttttgatatatattttttcaattttagttttaatcataCAAATTTTTTCACAGtaatttaataagaataattaggtGATGGTGATGTGAACTAACTTTTTATGCAATAAGGGAAGAAATCACACACTCACTTAACATAAGATCATCAACTTACTAAGTCATCATCTTTTTCTATAAATAATCCAATAAACTCATatatttttcaatccaattctcatattacaaaaataattataataaaatataataaatttaaaatttctcataattttattaataataaaaaaattatttatatatttaattatgtgttAACAGGCCTAGGCAGACCTGACAAgccaataaaattaattagtgagTTTGGGTCTGGCGGCCTCGCTTATTAACATATTAAGGGTTTTACAAGAGTCAGAgcttgtatttattttataacagGGTCAAGCAAGTCAGACTAAACACAAACCAGGCTGTAGAGTGCAAATCCTGACAGACTACCTCGCCTTTCCACCCATCATATAACCAATTTTAGATAGCTTGGTAACaatgattatattatttaataaaaaattatataattgattaaaaaatatatttttaagtcCAAAAACGTGTAttttatagaaattaaaaaaataaaaaattctattttgatTGTTGGATTCTTGTTAAAAATTCAcgagttttggatgaaaataaaaaaatatgtttaattaatCGTATAATTctgtttttttaaataacatacttgtatattataaatttttttaatattaaattattgtaaaaaatttgtataattaaaaatattttataaaagtacttgtatttaaacgatatgtgaaaaaataaaattgaaattagtgcATTTAAAGACATcgacaattttaaattaaaaaaaatggtgaatGGACTAATTTGATACACGATTTAAGAACTAAAATAAATTACTTAATATAAAGTCAGAAATCGATTTGGTACATCTATATTAATGACATAGCAGATGATATGTGAACGAATAATGTTGTGGCATGCAGCACAAGCAGACACATAcctaaataatattttgatatgtgACACAATTGTTCATGTCACCATGTCACGTGTCACTTATCGATTTATCATTTTATCTTTACATGTGGCCAAATTATAATGTAACACATATCATTAATGATCCACTTTATAGACCACATTAATTTGTCTTAATAGAAAATTGGTcaaaaaataacataatatactttttttcaatataaaaaatataattaatataattaaaattttatgaacGATTTTAGTATACGATCTcaatcttaaaaattaatttaaggtTTAATTCTACTATTGTAGTTCTAATTAATAATCATTAAAATTTGTCTATTCTAGCATCATTATTGTTATGATCTTATATCCACAAAAAATGAGATCGCTGAAGCTATTATCAAACAGGAAAAATTGCTTATTATACAATTAGTAAGTTTAAGCTTGCTACATCATGAATTTTAGTTAAAAAGATTATTAACTTATCGTTAATATAGAATTGTAATAACCATAAATATAACTACCAATCTACCATAAAATTTTGCCATCTTCCATTTATTAATTTACTCATCATAAGAACTATAAAAAGTGTTCATTTAAATAACTACAAAAGATGTAAAGTCATTTGGTAACCACACAATATTATCTCCATTTATTACTGACCAAACTTTAGTTTTGCCACTAATGCTAGGTAGAAGATAATGTGACACGCAAGAGCATCttcataatat contains:
- the LOC112771973 gene encoding uncharacterized protein — protein: MANCFQDAIHNHWKTVAAQLPGKTPAQLQERFLKVMTDVNAIKHGYPQNISITIPVPATPLEHCPLSISIVNATPPPPPPHWTHHHHRMEAMAPATDMALPMDITLPSSAMSGARREQNRHANTTIIQHETLPVASSDNIQRRQTIHWTLQEHKNYNIIGIFYWTKENLRKEEETIQARKIYK
- the LOC112770900 gene encoding probable magnesium transporter NIPA6, coding for MYSSNLTGFVLALVSSAFIGSSFIIKKKGLQRARANGPRASVGGYGYLLQPLWWLGMITMIVGEIANFVAYIYAPAVLVTPLGALSIIVSAVLAHFMLKEKLQRMGMLGCLMCIVGSTVIVLHAPQEKSLTSVQEIWLLAVQPAFLLYTASAMAVTLFLILYCVPRYGQTNILVYIGICSVIGSLTVMSVKAIGIAIKLTLEGANQLVYYQTWIFLMVAVSCIITQLNYLNMALDTFNTAVVSPIYYALFTSFTILASAIMFKDYSGQSISSIASELCGFITVLSGTVVLHSTREPDPPVSTDLYSPLSPKVTWYIQGNGESWKQKEEDGAAPFNLITVVRQDHFT